The Sinorhizobium alkalisoli genomic interval CCTATCATCGGGACTTGGTATTATTTAGAGCCCGTCGAGCCGAAGCCGCCGGCGCCGCGTGCGGTGGCACTGGCCCCGTCCGCCTCGCGGATGTTCGCCTGGATCACGGGCGCGATCACCATCTGGGCAACGCGCATGCCGCGCTCGACGAAGAAAGCCTCTCCGCCGAGGTTGACGAGGAGCACCTTCACTTCGCCGCGATAATCGCTGTCGATCGTGCCCGGCGTATTAAGGCAGGTGATCCCGTGCTTGAAAGCGAGGCCGGAGCGTGGCCGAACCTGTCCCTCAAAGCCGGTCGGAATCTCGAAGATGAAACCGGTCGGCACCAGGGCTCGGCCGCCCGGCGAGATATTCAACGGCGTCTCGGCCGGTACCGCCGCGCGCAGGTCCATGCCGGCCGCGCCCACTGTCTCATAGGCCGGCAGGTCGAGGTCCTCCGCATGCGGCAGGCGGATGAGGGTGAGGGCGGGGTGGTTTTCGGGCGCGCTCATAGTCATGCCGCCCATAAGGGCGATGGGCCCGGCTGCAGTCAATTGCATATTGGCCTGCGAGCCTGTAAAGGACGCCGCAACTCACAGGATACTCGATCATGGCCGAAAGCATTGCCGAGGCGGTTTCCCGCCGCCGAACATTTGCGATTATTTCGCACCCGGACGCCGGTAAGACCACGCTCACCGAAAAGCTGCTGCTCTTCGGCGGCGCGATCCAGCTCGCCGGCGAAGTCAAGGCCAAGAAGGATCGCATTCAGACCCGATCGGAC includes:
- the dut gene encoding dUTP diphosphatase — encoded protein: MSAPENHPALTLIRLPHAEDLDLPAYETVGAAGMDLRAAVPAETPLNISPGGRALVPTGFIFEIPTGFEGQVRPRSGLAFKHGITCLNTPGTIDSDYRGEVKVLLVNLGGEAFFVERGMRVAQMVIAPVIQANIREADGASATARGAGGFGSTGSK